DNA sequence from the Glycine soja cultivar W05 chromosome 18, ASM419377v2, whole genome shotgun sequence genome:
taaaaaaattcttctgtatacaaatatattcttctaaatatatatttactcaaatgttaattgttacatttccttatttttaatcaagaatatttatatcattttacttatatttattttgttttctacgtgattaaacaagaaaattatttaatattctttcttttcattttttttcttttaaaagaatcatcgtattttttcttcacttttctttgtctttcttttcctttcggCAATTTCCCCCGCAATTTGTTATagtggaaaaaataataaaataaaataaaacgaacTAGGCAGTTGAATTAAACAAGTGGACTCTTTCCAATGTAGAGTTGGAGGCTGCATTATCTTCTTTGATACCCTTTTCAATCTTCCACCATGCGTTTGAAGTGACATTTACTcatttgtcccccctttttatAATGACTATTCTCAATccaaatacaattttaaaagttaGCTTCATTGTCTTCTTTTCTCCCGgtaggagaaaaaataaataaagaaaaaaacacataaattgatgtattttttttttgtttaatgtaaagaataaaatgaaaaaaaatactgtacaattttaaaactaaaattcaaaaatttcttttctctcattttaacCTTAAATTCAATTTTCAGAATTCTCTCACTcgcttgttttgttttttatgtataatCCAACAAAGGGTTTCATTGCGTgtctgataaaaaataaaaatccaggAACTTTTTATCCTTTTAGTTTTCACCCGAAAAATCACATTTGCACTGTAAAAAGTAACAATAActtattctaaatttttaattgttgtaCTGTCATTTTTGCACATTATTCATGTAAATTCTTTAATCACAGATGTCTACGTTTCCAACCAACGGTGGTTTGCAATATGCCACAAGATAGAGGgtcattttatgtttattcttaaaatattatccATTCTTCACATTTCAAGCAAATATTTTGGTGAGAGGTAACCGGcaaaagataaaatgtcaatttGTAGTATATCATCATTGCTTggcatattaattaaaagaacttttttaattttcacttttaaacATAAACCTTTGAgcctataaattatttaatcttgGTTTAAAGCCAGGTTTGTCTGGTTTGCCAAAAATGGAAATTGTAACTTGTGAGCACCTGACCTTGCTATCATATGCTAAAAACAATTGTTCCAGAGCAGAAAATGATAGAtggaaagttttaaaattattctttttatatataatgccCACGATCCAAgtgtattaatatttaataatgataTGATATGTCACTTCTTACACACACTTCATACAAACAAAATCCTCaccatttcttttttcattttgttttccttttacacCATATATCTCACATTTTTTAGGAGGGGAAGGATAAGGTTATATCACTTTATTTGTGTAAGTAACTTTTTTGgattaataattgattattattattaaataagacaACCCGAatataactttttcatttttgaggGAGCATGAAAGTTGGAGTACGGAAATGGATTATAACGGGTCATTTGAAACGTTTAGctttaacaacaaaaataaaaaggtttaACAAATGGATGTGCTCCCGTGATAGTAAGTTGAATTGACACttaacaaaagaagaagaaaaagaagttcaTTAGAGTtaaggaaacaaaaataataatcagcATCAGAGAAAACAGATAACCGCCAGACCCACATCCTATTtagtttttcttctttgatAAATGAAAAGGGGTGACTCATCTTATTTAGTACTTTACACGCCTCATAGATGTTTTTGATGTGGTTAAATTTGGCAAGCCACTTATTTTGTTTCCATATTTTTCACCATAAATTTCCCACTCATGTGTTAGAAATGAACTAGAAAATGGAAAGAAATAACAAActgaaaaaactaaaacatgttATGATAGAGAGCACAAAACAATGCACACAACAACTTCTTGATTTAATGATTTTTGGCTCCACTCATGCTATACTGTCAAACTAGTTTCATTTCAAAAGTACTAATTTTGATCCCATCAGTTTCCTTCTTGTGGCCATACCTCTTTAGTTTACCTCTCTCTGCcaaaaggataatttttaatatatataacttttttttttatcgaaatagaatattttctttccctcaatcaatcaaaatatcCCGTCTTTATTCATGAACTATCATGTCTGACTTGAAAACTACCAACACATCGCACCCATTGTCCGAATGAATCAATTATTTGGACCTACTTTTGCACTCCCAGTTTGAAtgaatgatatatataataaaaattcaatatcAATACTTCccagaaaaaccaaaaattgcaaatgaattttttgtaaaaaagcaAATAGAAAATGAAGTTAGAAGACAGCACTGGCCCATGCAGGTCCCAAACCTGCTGCTACCTTCTTGTTACTGGCACGATGATCAATCCAGCTGAGCTAATAGGTGATGACACGTAATTGCTCACAAAATAGACCACTGGGAAAGAGATATTAATgctgtttatatatatacacacaattttattttttaaaacaaaataacacttttcaaaataaatttttaattgctaAAATTCTAATGGAGGGAATAGAAATATAGGCACACAAAGGACCACATATTTATGAGAGCAAAGGATAGAGGATAGAGTATAGAGAGCAACATAGGAAGTGAAGTGTAGGTAAGTGAGAGCCATGAAGGGTTATGAGCCCCGTTCAAGCTCTTCATGTGCAGCTTGCAAGCTATTGAAGAGAAGATGCATACCAAATTGTATTTTTGCACCTTACTTTAGGTCTGATGAGTGCAAGAAGTTTGCAAAGGTGCACAAGGTGTTTGGAGCCAGCAATGTGAGCAAGATTCTGATTGAAGTGCCAGAAGAGCAGAGAGAGGACACGGTGAATTCTCTGGCTTATGAGGCTGAGGCAAGGCTGAGAGACCCGGTTTATGGATGCATTGGTGCCATAGCTCTGTTGCAAAGGAAGATGGTGGAGCTTCAACATGATCTGGCAATTGCAAAGGATCGTCTTGCGCGTTGTCacgctgctgctgctgctgctactACTACTATCCCTTCTCCTGATATCTTGCATGCCAATGTTAGCCTTCCCCCATTCCCTGACTTTTGCACTTCTTCAAGTGATTTCAATGATATCTTTTGCCACAGTTCTTCGTCTCAATTATTAGGCCGACATGAAACGGTGGatgatttcaatcaaatcccatatatattttgaatgttaTGAATTATGATGTATGCATGTTTATGGTCCCCTTTTGAATGTAATTGTTATCAATCAAGAGCAGCTACAATATGTCATATGAGCTAATGAATAATAAGAACTCCAGGAGAATCAATAGGTCTGAATTGAAAACTCTCTCTCAACATGAATGTATTAttgttttgtgttgttgttGATTGTTGAATTTCACGGTTCCTACGCTGCTATAGCAGCTAGGAACTGGTGGAAAATGATGGGTATCTTGGCCtttttttagtttcactttTGTAATAGCAAACTTAGCAATAGGATTATTTCGGTTGTTGCTGCTTTCTCTTGCCTGCCTGCCTATAACTTTGCAAAGTGACCATAAATTTTAGCTCCGAAGTTCATGCTCTGATGATCAATGATCAATCTCTTTTCTATGAATTCCGGTTATCTCagacaacttttgtttggtttgGTTATAGTAAAGACACGATTATCCAGGCTTTGAGAGgcatagaaataatttttttatataaaaaaaaaagtctctttAAGTGTGAATTCGTTAAAAAAGTCTAGTTCAATTGATTGAATAGGATATCTGAATTATTGTATATAAATCCCTGACACTGTCTTCTATTCCTACCGATAAAAATAAAGTGTGAATTCAGATCACCTTGATCTAGTCTTGAACGGTTTGGTGATAGAGACCAGAGCAGCCATAGCATTGATTGCCATTACCTACAGGAACGAGAGAGACACAAACCATTCAAGCAGCACAAATTAAGAAAGCAACACTAGCAATTGATTCTTGCTTATCTTTGAACGATTGTTGCACAGTACTGTGGGTCCAACCGTACTGTTTTAATGCAACATGGAGCACCCATTATGATTTTCCCTTCAGGTAACCAACCCCACAAGTGGCCCTTGAGCTTTATCATAATGGGAATCCAAAGAGTAACGCCAAGACCGAAAGTTTTTAGCTTCTTTGGGGGATGTACATTTCTGATAGAAACAGGATATGACCCTAAAGAAAATACTTACCATTCAAACTACATGAATTATCTGTTACACTTACACCCCCCATGAGTTGCACCATATACTTCCAAACGCACCGCAAGCCAATTTTGCATTGGCCTCATTAATTGATATCACATCACTTATATGTTTGGTTGACAATTTCTGAGTACATATCTGATAATGCCCCAATACATGAACACACACCATGCTCCTAACATCAACTCTCGGTCTTGCAAAGAGCATAACATGTGCCCTTGTTGTTTTTCATGTGAATTCTCAAAAACTTGTTTCTTGTGAATATACAATCAAGGAATCTAAGCCACACATTctttaacatttattattattattattaagtgaAATTTATGTTTAAGTGTTACTAAATGATGTGACTGTAAATGTTCCACTCTATTTAGTAGGTCTCACAGTTTCACCTAATGATAAAGAGTGCCAACATTACTGCAAGAACAGAAGAACGATATGGATATCTTGTACATGCACAATAGTTTCAAGATCTACGAATTTGAAACAAATCTATCTATATGATCAAACTGTCTGGGAAGATGAATCATTTGAGAGTCAGATCCAAATATGTCCTTCACAATTAGTAAACCACATCGTGCTTCTGCCACTGGTAAAGTTCATCCATCAGATCTCAGATTATGACTTTTTTTCCCTATTTCAACAAAAGCACATGAGAAAGAAATTGAACAGTAGATAAACTTTTAGCAATTTATTATAAGAGGAATATTGATGATAGATCTGAATCATTATGCAGAACAATTGAAACTGGAACATATGTTACACAAACTCGTGGTTGAACTCAAAGCTTGCCATATAAACCATTGGTTCGTACATGATTATAAATGTTGAGGGACAAGGTACACGAGTCAATGCCAATGTGAGGCATCATTAACTTGAGCTCTGATATGACATAATATGATAATAAGGTCTAGTCCAAAGTGGAGAACACAgtcaaaaaattgataaaagagaACGTTCAACAGAAAAGATGAAACTCTCAAACAGTGATTTTTTTCCCCTTCGTTTGAAGGAACACCAAatcccaaaaagaaaaagaataaaggcAGCAAATCATGCAGGACCCTGACATCATGGATACCACCATTATATACTGGCTTGCTCAGCAAAAAACATATAACTAATGTACTGCGCCGTTATATTGTACATGGGTCTGTAGTAAAAATAGTGTTGACATGACATTGTACAGTAAATATAATGCTGCATCAATATGCAGTAGCATTCCAAAGGTAACCAACCTAAGATTTCCACATTGCCACCAAATATTAAATACAGAATATATGATACGGGGCTCTGCCATATGCATATTCTATCTCAGGTATCATGTCATTACTAAACAAAGCAGGTAAACGCATAAAAAAGTAGGAGCATGATCACCAACCTTCCCCCTTTCTCTTTGGCACGAAAAACTATAACATGTTTGgttgaaattgtttttttgaGAAATAATTGCTTATTTTgcaagggaaaaaaataatcaaataggcTAATGGTATGtttgaaagagaagaaagaaaataaaatataaataacaatttaaataaagaaaaagtaaaaagagaaaaaagttgacccttataatcaaaatcaaaattttttctttccttttctatattATTCTATTCAATTTAGTAATATTTGTCTCTTCTCTCACTTTCTTCCATCCAACCATACATAATAATCAAAACCCCTTTGTTGTTCAAAAACTCTCTCAATAAGCTTTTAAtgataaattgttttaaaaaaacaaaaattaaaaagctaACCTAATTAAACACGCACTACAACTATATTCACCTTACCAAGACAACTTCCTCTGAAATCAAATTTCATGAAGAAATCAACTGAGTAGCTGAGTAAACTCAGATTTGATTGACATGAGTATAAAGCCAAACAAGTACTACATCATAAAAGAACCTAACAAGTCAATACCAAGATTAACGTGGCAAATTCCATCACTTCTAAAATTCATACACAAAATAAAACTGTGCAATTCGAATACTCAATGCAATTAATTggccataaaaaaaatagcaaatctCTTCtcaagagcttgaaggtaactCTACAAATTGCAAGTGCACAGCATTTGAGTATGCTTAGAAGAATAAAAGCCCTTCCACAAACTAGAGCGTATGAAGTGAAATATCGTCAAACTTTTCATATCTGCCAATGctctcaattattttaaatttcattcaagaagaagaagaagaaatacttCACATTTACTGGAAGTGTTTCGGCAGAAACGACTCTACAGTCGATGTCGTTTATGCTGTGGCGCGTAAAAGAAACACGCGCCAA
Encoded proteins:
- the LOC114394974 gene encoding LOB domain-containing protein 21-like; amino-acid sequence: MKGYEPRSSSSCAACKLLKRRCIPNCIFAPYFRSDECKKFAKVHKVFGASNVSKILIEVPEEQREDTVNSLAYEAEARLRDPVYGCIGAIALLQRKMVELQHDLAIAKDRLARCHAAAAAATTTIPSPDILHANVSLPPFPDFCTSSSDFNDIFCHSSSSQLLGRHETVDDFNQIPYIF